From a single Vitis vinifera cultivar Pinot Noir 40024 chromosome 18, ASM3070453v1 genomic region:
- the LOC100245933 gene encoding TMV resistance protein N isoform X1, producing the protein MAWSPTNLSASSSSSSSSHQWKYDVFLSFRGEDTRKSFTDHLHRELRRKWIKTFRDDQLRRGEQISPALLKAIEESRFSIIIFSKNYASSSWCLDELTKILDCVEVMGHTAIPVFYNVDPSHVRKQTESFAEAFAKHDHIYGDKSEKVLKWRKALTVASGLSGYDSRDRHETEVIDEVVTMIFNKLIDASSSNMEGLVGMGSRLQDMAQLLDIGSVDVRMVGIWGMAGIGKSTIAYQVYNKIYAQFDEGYCFLPNVREESQRHGLAYLQEELLSQISGGNLNKGNFNRGINFIKERLHSRKVLIVLDDVDMYEQLEVLAGNHDWFGAGSRIIITTKDKTLLNMHGVDAIYNVEGLKYNEALKLFCWCAFKHDLPTADYMQLCKNFVKYIEGLPLAIKVLGSFVKNKTIDEWKSALDKLKRIPHKDVQKVLRISFDGLDDNQKDIFLDIACFFKGQDKDFVAKILESCDFFPANDIRVLEENSLILVSNNKLCMHNLLQEMGWEIVRQENVKYPGKRSRLWFHDEVNHVLTTNTGTEAVEGLVLDLSASKELHFSAGAFTEMNRLRVLRFYNVKMNGSLEYLSEKELFDTTYHPWRWRAHEIQRADEMQTDCKLHLSGDLKFLSNNLRSLYWHEYPLKSLPSNFHPKKLVELNMCSSRLEQLWKGDKSFEKLKFIKLSHSQYLTRTPDFSGAPNLERLILEGCTSMVKVHPSIGALQKLIFLNLEGCKNLKSFASSIHMNSLQILTLSGCSKLKKFPEMLENMKSLRQLLLDETALRELPSSIGRLNGLVLLNLTNCKKLVSLPQSLCKLTSLQILTLAGCSELKKLPDELGSLRCLVNLNADGSGIQEVPPSITLLTNLQVLSLAGCKKRNVVFSLWSSPTVCLQLRSLLNLSSVKTLSLSDCNLSEGALPSDLSSLSSLESLDLSKNNFITIPASLNRLSQLLYLSLSHCKSLQSVPELPSTIQKVYADHCPSLETFSLSACASRKLNQLNFTFSDCFRLVENEHSDTVGAILQGIQLASSIPKFVDANKGSPVPYNDFHVIVPGSSIPEWFIHQNMGSSVTVELPPHWYNAKLMGLAVCAVFHADPIDWGYLQYSLYRGEHKYDSYMLQTWSPMKGDHVWFGYQSLVGQEDDRMWFGERSGTLKILFSGHCIKSCIVCVQPEVVVKKCGVRLAYEQGDKDGECSFPYGTIWLGEGHESESPLPITKHPVHHLC; encoded by the exons ATGGCATGGTCTCCAACCAATCTCTCGGCatcttcttcttcgtcttcttcctcCCATCAATGGAAGTATGATGTCTTTCTTAGTTTCAGAGGTGAAGACACCCGCAAAAGCTTTACCGACCATCTTCACCGGGAGCTCCGTCGAAAATGGATCAAGACTTTCAGAGATGACCAACTCAGGAGAGGCGAACAGATATCTCCAGCACTTCTCAAGGCAATCGAAGAGTCAAGGTTTTCCATcatcattttctcaaaaaacTATGCTTCTTCAAGTTGGTGTTTGGATGAACTCACAAAGATTCTTGACTGCGTCGAAGTGATGGGACATACAGCTATACCGGTTTTTTATAACGTGGATCCCTCTCATGTAAGAAAACAAACCGAGAGTTTTGCAGAAGCATTTGCCAAACATGACCATATTTACGGGGACAAGTCGGAGAAAGTGCTCAAGTGGAGAAAAGCTTTAACTGTGGCATCCGGACTGTCTGGGTATGATTCACGAGATAG ACATGAAACTGAGGTTATCGATGAGGTCGTTACcatgatttttaataaattgattgaTGCATCCTCAAGCAACATGGAGGGTCTTGTTGGGATGGGTTCTCGCTTACAGGACATGGCTCAATTATTAGATATTGGGTCAGTTGATGTTCGAATGGTAGGAATTTGGGGCATGGCTGGCATTGGTAAGAGTACTATTGCTTATCAAGTGTATAACAAAATCTATGCTCAATTTGATGAAGGTTATTGCTTTCTTCCAAATGTTAGAGAAGAATCTCAGAGGCATGGTCTAGCTTATTTACAAGAAGAACTCCTTTCACAAATTTCAGGTGGAAATCTAAATAAAGGAAATTTCAACAGGggaatcaattttataaaagaaaggcTTCACTCTAGGAAGGTCCTTATTGTTCTTGATGATGTGGATATGTATGAGCAGTTGGAGGTTTTAGCAGGAAATCATGACTGGTTTGGTGCAGGAAGTCGAATTATCATAACAACCAAAGATAAAACTTTGCTAAATATGCATGGAGTGGATGCAATTTACAATGTTGAGGGATTAAAATACAATGAAGCTCTTAAGCTCTTTTGTTGGTGTGCCTTTAAACATGACCTTCCGACAGCAGATTACATGCAGCTATGCAAGAACTTTGTAAAATATATTGAAGGCCTTCCATTAGCCATTAAAGTGTTGGGttcttttgtaaaaaataaaaccatagaTGAATGGAAGAGTGCATTGGATAAACTCAAAAGAATTCCACACAAAGATGTTCAGAAGGTGCTAAGAATAAGTTTTGATGGATTAGACGATAATCAGAaggatatatttttagatattgcATGCTTCTTTAAAGGGCAAGACAAAGATTTTGTTGCAAAAATACTAGAAAGTTGTGATTTCTTTCCAGCTAATGACATAAGGGTTCTTGAAGAAAATTCTCTTATTCTTGTCTCAAATAATAAGTTATGTATGCATAATCTATTACAAGAAATGGGCTGGGAAATTGTTCGGCAAGAAAATGTTAAATACCCTGGCAAACGTAGCAGGTTGTGGTTTCATGATGAAGTAAATCATGTGCTAACAACAAATACG gGGACTGAAGCAGTTGAAGGCCTAGTCCTCGATTTGTCTGCTTCGAAAGAGCTACACTTCAGTGCTGGTGCCTTTACAGAGATGAACAGATTAAGAGTGCTCCGATTCTATAATGTGAAAATGAATGGAAGCTTGGAATATTTATCTGAAAAAGAGTTATTTGATACTACTTATCATCCTTGGAGATGGAGAGCCCATGAGATACAAAGAGCTGATGAGATGCAAACTGATTGTAAATTGCATTTATCTGGAGATTTAAAATTTCTATCCAACAACTTAAGATCTCTCTATTGGCATGAATACCCTTTGAAGTCCCTTCCATCAAATTTTCATCCAAAGAAGCTTGTTGAGCTAAATATGTGCTCTAGTCGGCTTGAACAACTATGGAAAGGAGACAAG TCATTTGAGAAGTTGAAGTTCATCAAACTTAGCCACTCTCAATATCTAACCAGAACCCCAGACTTCTCTGGAGCCCCAAACCTTGAGAGGCTAATTCTCGAAGGTTGTACAAGTATGGTCAAGGTTCACCCATCCATTGGAGCTCTCCAGAAGCTTATTTTCCTGAATTTAGAAGGCTGCAAGAACCTCAAGAGTTTTGCAAGCAGCATCCATATGAATTCTCTTCAAATTCTTACTCTCTCTGGCTGCTCAAAACTCAAGAAGTTTCCAGAGATGCTGGAAAATATGAAGAGTTTGAGACAGCTTTTGCTTGATGAGACTGCCCTACGAGAACTACCTTCATCGATTGGACGCCTAAATGGGCTTGTTTTGTTGAATTTGACGAATTGTAAAAAACTTGTGAGTCTTCCACAAAGCCTTTGCAAGCTGACGTCTCTTCAGATTCTTACTCTGGCTGGTTGCTCAGAACTGAAGAAGTTGCCAGATGAGTTGGGTAGCCTACGATGTTTAGTAAATCTGAATGCAGATGGAAGTGGTATACAAGAGGTTCCACCCTCTATTACTCTTTTGACAAACCTTCAGGTATTATCATTGGCAGGATGTAAGAAAAGGAATGTGGTTTTCTCTTTATGGTCATCACCAACAGTATGTTTGCAACTGCGTTCTTTGTTGAATTTATCCTCCGTGAAAACTTTGTCCTTAAGTGACTGCAACCTATCGGAAGGAGCACTGCCCAGTGATCTTAGCTCCCTATCGTCGTTGGAAAGTTTAGATCTGAGCAAAAACAATTTCATTACCATACCTGCCAGCCTCAATAGACTTTCTCAGCTCTTGTACCTCTCCCTGTCGCACTGCAAGAGTCTTCAATCAGTGCCAGAGCTTCCATCAACCATTCAAAAAGTATATGCCGATCATTGCCCTTCCCTGGAAACCTTTTCATTAAGTGCATGTGCATCCAGAAAGTTGAACCAATTGAACTTCACATTTTCTGATTGCTTCCGACTAGTGGAGAATGAGCACAGCGACACTGTGGGAGCTATCCTACAGGGGATTCAGCTTGCTTCATCAATACCGAAATTTGTGGATGCAAATAAG GGTTCCCCTGTTCCATATAATGACTTCCATGTTATTGTTCCTGGAAGTAGCATTCCAGAGTGGTTCATCCATCAGAATATGGGGTCTTCAGTAACTGTAGAGCTGCCTCCACATTGGTACAATGCCAAGTTGATGGGATTGGCTGTTTGTGCTGTTTTCCACGCAGACCCCATTGATTGGGGTTATTTACAATATTCTCTGTATCGTGGAGAGCACAAATATGATTCATACATGCTTCAAACGTGGAGTCCAATGAAAGGTGACCACGTGTGGTTTGGGTATCAATCACTTGTTGGACAGGAGGATGACCGCATGTGGTTCGGGGAGCGGAGCGGCACTCTGAAGATTTTGTTTTCTGGACATTGCATAAAGTCGTGTATAGTATGTGTGCAGCCTGAAGTAGTGGTGAAAAAGTGTGGGGTTCGTCTAGCATATGAGCAAGGGGATAAAGATGGAGAGTGCAGCTTTCCTTATGGCACCATCTGGCTTGGAGAAGGGCATGAATCTGAAAGCCCTCTGCCCATAACCAAACACCCAGTACATCACTTGTGCTAA
- the LOC100245933 gene encoding disease resistance protein RUN1 isoform X2 — translation MAWSPTNLSASSSSSSSSHQWKYDVFLSFRGEDTRKSFTDHLHRELRRKWIKTFRDDQLRRGEQISPALLKAIEESRFSIIIFSKNYASSSWCLDELTKILDCVEVMGHTAIPVFYNVDPSHVRKQTESFAEAFAKHDHIYGDKSEKVLKWRKALTVASGLSGYDSRDRHETEVIDEVVTMIFNKLIDASSSNMEGLVGMGSRLQDMAQLLDIGSVDVRMVGIWGMAGIGGNLNKGNFNRGINFIKERLHSRKVLIVLDDVDMYEQLEVLAGNHDWFGAGSRIIITTKDKTLLNMHGVDAIYNVEGLKYNEALKLFCWCAFKHDLPTADYMQLCKNFVKYIEGLPLAIKVLGSFVKNKTIDEWKSALDKLKRIPHKDVQKVLRISFDGLDDNQKDIFLDIACFFKGQDKDFVAKILESCDFFPANDIRVLEENSLILVSNNKLCMHNLLQEMGWEIVRQENVKYPGKRSRLWFHDEVNHVLTTNTGTEAVEGLVLDLSASKELHFSAGAFTEMNRLRVLRFYNVKMNGSLEYLSEKELFDTTYHPWRWRAHEIQRADEMQTDCKLHLSGDLKFLSNNLRSLYWHEYPLKSLPSNFHPKKLVELNMCSSRLEQLWKGDKSFEKLKFIKLSHSQYLTRTPDFSGAPNLERLILEGCTSMVKVHPSIGALQKLIFLNLEGCKNLKSFASSIHMNSLQILTLSGCSKLKKFPEMLENMKSLRQLLLDETALRELPSSIGRLNGLVLLNLTNCKKLVSLPQSLCKLTSLQILTLAGCSELKKLPDELGSLRCLVNLNADGSGIQEVPPSITLLTNLQVLSLAGCKKRNVVFSLWSSPTVCLQLRSLLNLSSVKTLSLSDCNLSEGALPSDLSSLSSLESLDLSKNNFITIPASLNRLSQLLYLSLSHCKSLQSVPELPSTIQKVYADHCPSLETFSLSACASRKLNQLNFTFSDCFRLVENEHSDTVGAILQGIQLASSIPKFVDANKGSPVPYNDFHVIVPGSSIPEWFIHQNMGSSVTVELPPHWYNAKLMGLAVCAVFHADPIDWGYLQYSLYRGEHKYDSYMLQTWSPMKGDHVWFGYQSLVGQEDDRMWFGERSGTLKILFSGHCIKSCIVCVQPEVVVKKCGVRLAYEQGDKDGECSFPYGTIWLGEGHESESPLPITKHPVHHLC, via the exons ATGGCATGGTCTCCAACCAATCTCTCGGCatcttcttcttcgtcttcttcctcCCATCAATGGAAGTATGATGTCTTTCTTAGTTTCAGAGGTGAAGACACCCGCAAAAGCTTTACCGACCATCTTCACCGGGAGCTCCGTCGAAAATGGATCAAGACTTTCAGAGATGACCAACTCAGGAGAGGCGAACAGATATCTCCAGCACTTCTCAAGGCAATCGAAGAGTCAAGGTTTTCCATcatcattttctcaaaaaacTATGCTTCTTCAAGTTGGTGTTTGGATGAACTCACAAAGATTCTTGACTGCGTCGAAGTGATGGGACATACAGCTATACCGGTTTTTTATAACGTGGATCCCTCTCATGTAAGAAAACAAACCGAGAGTTTTGCAGAAGCATTTGCCAAACATGACCATATTTACGGGGACAAGTCGGAGAAAGTGCTCAAGTGGAGAAAAGCTTTAACTGTGGCATCCGGACTGTCTGGGTATGATTCACGAGATAG ACATGAAACTGAGGTTATCGATGAGGTCGTTACcatgatttttaataaattgattgaTGCATCCTCAAGCAACATGGAGGGTCTTGTTGGGATGGGTTCTCGCTTACAGGACATGGCTCAATTATTAGATATTGGGTCAGTTGATGTTCGAATGGTAGGAATTTGGGGCATGGCTGGCATTG GTGGAAATCTAAATAAAGGAAATTTCAACAGGggaatcaattttataaaagaaaggcTTCACTCTAGGAAGGTCCTTATTGTTCTTGATGATGTGGATATGTATGAGCAGTTGGAGGTTTTAGCAGGAAATCATGACTGGTTTGGTGCAGGAAGTCGAATTATCATAACAACCAAAGATAAAACTTTGCTAAATATGCATGGAGTGGATGCAATTTACAATGTTGAGGGATTAAAATACAATGAAGCTCTTAAGCTCTTTTGTTGGTGTGCCTTTAAACATGACCTTCCGACAGCAGATTACATGCAGCTATGCAAGAACTTTGTAAAATATATTGAAGGCCTTCCATTAGCCATTAAAGTGTTGGGttcttttgtaaaaaataaaaccatagaTGAATGGAAGAGTGCATTGGATAAACTCAAAAGAATTCCACACAAAGATGTTCAGAAGGTGCTAAGAATAAGTTTTGATGGATTAGACGATAATCAGAaggatatatttttagatattgcATGCTTCTTTAAAGGGCAAGACAAAGATTTTGTTGCAAAAATACTAGAAAGTTGTGATTTCTTTCCAGCTAATGACATAAGGGTTCTTGAAGAAAATTCTCTTATTCTTGTCTCAAATAATAAGTTATGTATGCATAATCTATTACAAGAAATGGGCTGGGAAATTGTTCGGCAAGAAAATGTTAAATACCCTGGCAAACGTAGCAGGTTGTGGTTTCATGATGAAGTAAATCATGTGCTAACAACAAATACG gGGACTGAAGCAGTTGAAGGCCTAGTCCTCGATTTGTCTGCTTCGAAAGAGCTACACTTCAGTGCTGGTGCCTTTACAGAGATGAACAGATTAAGAGTGCTCCGATTCTATAATGTGAAAATGAATGGAAGCTTGGAATATTTATCTGAAAAAGAGTTATTTGATACTACTTATCATCCTTGGAGATGGAGAGCCCATGAGATACAAAGAGCTGATGAGATGCAAACTGATTGTAAATTGCATTTATCTGGAGATTTAAAATTTCTATCCAACAACTTAAGATCTCTCTATTGGCATGAATACCCTTTGAAGTCCCTTCCATCAAATTTTCATCCAAAGAAGCTTGTTGAGCTAAATATGTGCTCTAGTCGGCTTGAACAACTATGGAAAGGAGACAAG TCATTTGAGAAGTTGAAGTTCATCAAACTTAGCCACTCTCAATATCTAACCAGAACCCCAGACTTCTCTGGAGCCCCAAACCTTGAGAGGCTAATTCTCGAAGGTTGTACAAGTATGGTCAAGGTTCACCCATCCATTGGAGCTCTCCAGAAGCTTATTTTCCTGAATTTAGAAGGCTGCAAGAACCTCAAGAGTTTTGCAAGCAGCATCCATATGAATTCTCTTCAAATTCTTACTCTCTCTGGCTGCTCAAAACTCAAGAAGTTTCCAGAGATGCTGGAAAATATGAAGAGTTTGAGACAGCTTTTGCTTGATGAGACTGCCCTACGAGAACTACCTTCATCGATTGGACGCCTAAATGGGCTTGTTTTGTTGAATTTGACGAATTGTAAAAAACTTGTGAGTCTTCCACAAAGCCTTTGCAAGCTGACGTCTCTTCAGATTCTTACTCTGGCTGGTTGCTCAGAACTGAAGAAGTTGCCAGATGAGTTGGGTAGCCTACGATGTTTAGTAAATCTGAATGCAGATGGAAGTGGTATACAAGAGGTTCCACCCTCTATTACTCTTTTGACAAACCTTCAGGTATTATCATTGGCAGGATGTAAGAAAAGGAATGTGGTTTTCTCTTTATGGTCATCACCAACAGTATGTTTGCAACTGCGTTCTTTGTTGAATTTATCCTCCGTGAAAACTTTGTCCTTAAGTGACTGCAACCTATCGGAAGGAGCACTGCCCAGTGATCTTAGCTCCCTATCGTCGTTGGAAAGTTTAGATCTGAGCAAAAACAATTTCATTACCATACCTGCCAGCCTCAATAGACTTTCTCAGCTCTTGTACCTCTCCCTGTCGCACTGCAAGAGTCTTCAATCAGTGCCAGAGCTTCCATCAACCATTCAAAAAGTATATGCCGATCATTGCCCTTCCCTGGAAACCTTTTCATTAAGTGCATGTGCATCCAGAAAGTTGAACCAATTGAACTTCACATTTTCTGATTGCTTCCGACTAGTGGAGAATGAGCACAGCGACACTGTGGGAGCTATCCTACAGGGGATTCAGCTTGCTTCATCAATACCGAAATTTGTGGATGCAAATAAG GGTTCCCCTGTTCCATATAATGACTTCCATGTTATTGTTCCTGGAAGTAGCATTCCAGAGTGGTTCATCCATCAGAATATGGGGTCTTCAGTAACTGTAGAGCTGCCTCCACATTGGTACAATGCCAAGTTGATGGGATTGGCTGTTTGTGCTGTTTTCCACGCAGACCCCATTGATTGGGGTTATTTACAATATTCTCTGTATCGTGGAGAGCACAAATATGATTCATACATGCTTCAAACGTGGAGTCCAATGAAAGGTGACCACGTGTGGTTTGGGTATCAATCACTTGTTGGACAGGAGGATGACCGCATGTGGTTCGGGGAGCGGAGCGGCACTCTGAAGATTTTGTTTTCTGGACATTGCATAAAGTCGTGTATAGTATGTGTGCAGCCTGAAGTAGTGGTGAAAAAGTGTGGGGTTCGTCTAGCATATGAGCAAGGGGATAAAGATGGAGAGTGCAGCTTTCCTTATGGCACCATCTGGCTTGGAGAAGGGCATGAATCTGAAAGCCCTCTGCCCATAACCAAACACCCAGTACATCACTTGTGCTAA